CCCACTCCCCTGACCTCGGTCCCATCCATGCTAGTACCTAAAATAATTGAGGGCTTCCCCTGTAAACCGCCACGCACTCTCCCCAAAATCCCCCTCCTCGACCTCCTCAAGACAGACCCCAGATACATCCCTTTTCCCCCTAGCTTTAGCTTCAATGACTTTCTGCGGGACCCTAATGGCGGCTGTGGGGCTCAGTCACTAGAGGGCCTGAAGAAAGTGGCCCTCTCTCGCTGCAACTACAGGAAGCTGGTTGGGCTTTTCCTGATGGAGCTGCACAAAGGGCAACAGACTGAGGTGTCCAAGCAGCTGATGTCCACTGAGAAATTGCCAGAGGCCAAGACCAGGATCCCACAGAAGCAAATCATATGCGGTACATACTGCATATAATATGTTAAAAGATTACCTACCATTGTAGTAGGCTATAATCCAGATTGTGGTGTGTTCATTATGCACCAGTACTAGTGTATTATTTAGTGAGTATTGTGTGACAAGGATGCTTGCTTGTGTAAGTTACAGTGGTGTACTGTTTCTTCATGCGTATTGTGTGTGTTATCTGATAAGAGCTGGCAGCATTGATCCGTATGGAGGTGCAAACTCAGATGATGTGTCGGCGGAGCTGTTTGGGAGATGGGACCTGCAGGTCTGAACAGAAATCTGTGGCGATCTGGGTACCCCCAAGGGAAAGACAAGCTGTTCAGAAACAGGAAAATCTATACCTAGGCAAGAACATGTTTGCCTTCTGACTTACTATAACAAAACTAACACTATTGAGTTGTTTGTACAAAGCCAAGTTCTGTTTTTCTTGTAGCAAATAAATCAACTTTTCCTTTGAGCAGGAACGGAGGTGATCCTGAACTCTGTGACGACCAAGCACTTCCAGGGCTCTCGGCGGACCCACTCCCCGTTCAGGCACTCTGGAGAGGCCATCAACCCATCTGAGTTGGCCATACTGGACTGTCTGACGGAGGGGGGCAAGGCACTCACCCTGAAGGTGCTGTGTGttgcttactgtgtgtgtgtttgtgtgggtgtgtgtcaaaTTCTACAAGTCTCTTTGCCAATTATTTATGTATCCTTTTCTTATTGTTTTGTAATTTATTCCTTATGTATTGAAAACCTTTGTTCTCAGACTCTTGGCAGCATTATTGAGCGcgacagaaacacagacatcacTTATTCTGACTATCATTAAAAGTAAATGAAACAGCTGTTTCTCAAATGTAGCATAACAGGAAGTTGAAGAGAAATATGTAAGCTAGAGCTTCCCTTTTTCTCTGAACCTTGACTGAGGGATTTACTGTGTGTTTTCTCAGGCCCACTTCATTGCCCTGCTTCCTGATTTGACTCCTCTGGCCCAGAGCCTGCTCTACCTCAACCTGTCATTCAATGACTTCACTATCTTCCCAGTGGAGGTGAGATGCCTTATGAACTGAGGCAAACCATGAGCATTATCTTACCAATATATTGGGGTAATTTTAGAGCAGTGATCATCAACtagatatttgactaaaacaaataatttcaaaccttgcttaaatTTGTATGtgatcacatacagtatatctctctattatgttTCGGAATACTTtgaaacagatttcacttggagatcacttggagctgatttgctggtgttgttacggtcttttatgtccaacaataaaaaaaaaaaaatgctctgAAAAGTTGGGGGGACAAATAAAATCACCCGTGTGCCAAATTAGGCCCgcaggccgccagttggggaaccctgtttTAGAGCCTATTTATCTGAAAAGGGGGTTTTGAAAGCA
The DNA window shown above is from Salmo salar chromosome ssa25, Ssal_v3.1, whole genome shotgun sequence and carries:
- the lrrc63 gene encoding leucine-rich repeat-containing protein 63 isoform X2; the protein is MLPLWDYDPAAFRAAPTPLTSVPSMLVPKIIEGFPCKPPRTLPKIPLLDLLKTDPRYIPFPPSFSFNDFLRDPNGGCGAQSLEGLKKVALSRCNYRKLVGLFLMELHKGQQTEVSKQLMSTEKLPEAKTRIPQKQIICELAALIRMEVQTQMMCRRSCLGDGTCRSEQKSVAIWVPPRERQAVQKQENLYLGTEVILNSVTTKHFQGSRRTHSPFRHSGEAINPSELAILDCLTEGGKALTLKAHFIALLPDLTPLAQSLLYLNLSFNDFTIFPVEVYELTQLEVLKMRDNPIEEIPTGIHRLTRLKTFVISFCKITSLPSELYQLPTLQFLDVSYNLLSSLTNDIRKLRTLEYLNVEGNQLPGLPCGALRLSLNQLRISNNYMHPYFWKSCSWNSPQDLQHSATMTLSLTDTCLRYASLPPEAQMALSRVGVCDCCRGPMYGPGLKVIRPCYNIFGLHRVPFIFYACTPACHWNFKNQTKSLSSLLYGEDTTHNSEQLT